TGTCAGATCTGTTTTTATAGCACTGTAGTTTGTGGCTGacatgtaactttttttttttaaaggtattttcaAGAGGAATAATTCAAGACTGATGGATGAGATTTTAAAGCAGGAGCAAGAACTCTTAGGATTAGACTGCTCCAAATACACAGTGGAATTTGCAAGTCAAGATAAAGCTGATCAAGGTAAGGTGAACTGAGAGTGGACAGAAACTAATATGACTTCAGTTATGGATCATAATGGATCATAATTCCGCTTTTacttaaacacattcagataCATGATGATCTTTTCCTTCATTAGCCTCTGATAATCAGAATACATGCAACATTCTGGGGTTAGTGTTAAGCTTTCAGTATGATTGCGTTTATGACTCATAGTGAAGTCTTGTTCTTCCCTATGTCTGGGCGTTGTTACTGGGTCTAGTCTTTCTGCTAGCAAAACAGTGACCCCTTTAATGCATGAGTGCAACTCAGCTTTCCACTGCTTGAGTGAAATTAATTCTTTTGAGGAGAGACTTGAAAAAGGAAGGGAACTAATATTAGGTTAGTAATGCGTGCAGTTCTTTCTCCAAACTTATGCTTTACCTCAAAGTTGGAAGGATGTGGAAGAGCAGAACTGTTGGTTATCGTGTTAATGTGTAACAATGAATACAAAGGGCATACAGAATACTAATCTGTCAATGCTGGTATGTCAAAGACTGTTTCTCTGTATGACAAATTGATCAAATATTCTCaaggttttttttattgtgttggccTTTGATAAACTGAGTGTAGGTGTTCTGATGTGTATTCAAATGAACACAAAATACAATTGTAAGCAGTTAGATTCATTACTGGCAAAACTTGTGTATTTTAATGTTAGTGTGCTTTGTATTTAACCCAGTTACTTCAAGCTGGGCTAAATACAGCAGTTATTTGTAGCCGTTAGCTTCCTTGGTAAGTTTATCTCAGGTTTTTATCCTGCCTCACAATAGCATAGGCATTCATGAGATTATGCCTGTTATTTAAGGGGCTATTTTGCAGCAATTATAGTTCAGTGGATAAACTCTGGTAGTGTTACATAGCTCCTACCTTCTCTGTATTAAGTAATCTTAGGATCAGTGTTGCAGCATCACTTCTTGATTGCTTTTGGAGTGCTGTGGAAATCCTGTGTTTGGGGAGAGCTGTAGCTTAATCCTGTTGTCAAATTAATATTCAAAGTAGTTGAAGCACTCTCTTGAAAAGTATAAGAGTAGGATCTTTTTATATTGCTTGTCAAACCCAGATCGGTAATTCAGTACCTGTTCTTAGTGCTTTTCATGACTGTTAGAACCTACACAAATTTCTCTGGAACAAACTGCATTTGAGGACTGACTTTAAGCCATTTCTCACAGGCCTCCTCATAATAGTTGCTTTAGGCTTGGTTTTTAGCAATAGCCAATCCATAAGTTTCTTATGAACTTCTTTAACAGCTGAGTGATGTATACTTAGGactatttatatattatatgaAGTAAACTAAGTTACTTTGTCGCACCCTGTGAATatttaaagcacatttaaaactgtatttctgttacttttaaactgtgttttgtactttcagttttaaattgCCAATCTACATTGAAGGTGCTGTCTCCAGAAGATGGAAAAGCAGACATAGTAAAAGCTGCTCAGAACTTTTGTCAGTTGGTAGCACAACAGCAGAGAACATATACAGACCTGGATGTGAATGTGTTAGGCAACTTGTTAAGTAGTAAGTATGATATCCTCCTTTAGGAGGAGGGAAACGTGCAATTCATAACTAATTTGATTTCTTATATGCTTATAACATGTATGTATCTTTGTGTATAGTCTATCAGAATAAGTTATGCTGAGTGCCATCAAACTTATGCTCAAAACTCTTGCTGTTTTACTGCTTAGatctgtttaaagaaaaaactccAAAGAAAACCCTAAGCTAAGTTGAAGAGtctcattttcacagaatttaCAAGCTTTATGGgatgttctggaaaaaaaaaaagtacttctgGGATAAGCTGAAACTAGACTTACAAGTAAGGTTATCTTCTTGCAAGCTAGCATGCTGCAAGCCTAGGTGTGAGCGGGGAGGTCTTTACAAATCTAGTTACAGGAATTAAAACTGCCTAACCACTGGCCCTGAGTTGAATGCAAATAACAGGGTACTTGCTGATCCTTTGCTGCTTTGTAACCCATGTCAGTTATCTCCATTACTAATTCATGCAGATTACTGACTCTGTGCTGAGGTTGCATGGCTACTTGCAATAGCTGTGAAaagggcagggctgcccccattGCCTGTGAGGAAGAAACGGCATTGAGCTGAGGAGCTGGAGTACTTTGTCAACTTCTCTAGATGATCAGTGCATGTTAAGTGCAGCTGGGGTCAGGTTTCAGGTTCATTCAACTTGGATGTCTGCAGGCAAGCTGAGTGCCTGGTACGTTGTTACAGCATGGCTTCCATTAATTGGAGTCTAGAGAGattcctctcttcccttcctcattCCCCAAACAAGTAATCAGCTGAATTCTGGACTGGATCTGTTGCAGTGCAAGTTTAGTCTTAATCCCAActgaattttcccttttttaagcATATGGCATCTTCTTACAGTAGTGGAATTATTAAATGGGTGTTTAATATGACCCCTGAGGAAGTAACTTAGGTGTCTAGCCTGTTGTGCCCTAAGGCAATTTAAGAAAGCGGATAATTGCTTCTGTAGGACAGTCACTGGTCTTGAAGAACTGGTGCCAGTGGTACCCGTATGTGTATTCTGACCATTGATGCTGCAGTAGAGTTTATCAAACACTTGTTTCTGATCTGCTATCCTTGCATGTGTCTATTGTTCACGTAATGCATGATAGctgagcacagaaaaagaaatctagaTTTTTAGTCTGTCAAAACTGTAAACTTTCAAAATAGATTAATTGTGTGGCTTGTAACTAAAGACAATATCAGTAATGAGTCCTGCTTATTaatctgtgtgtttttaatgtctAAGACAGCTGGAAGAATTAGTCTTCCATGACTGACTTAGTTCATGaaactgcttgtttttgttgtcatGTTTAGTTTCAGTGTATTTTCAGTTGCAAGGTATTGAATGTAAATGTCTGAGTTGCTGATCTAAATCCAGAAGGAATTCTGAAAAATGGTATCTACCTAGCAATAATCCTAGGCTTTTCATTCAGGAGCATTCTGTACgcctctgattttttttcacatattgATTTAAGTACATGATAATATAGTTTTTTATACTTTCCTCATGTAGAATGTGCTTATTTAAAGTCTGGTTCTGAAGTGATGGGGGTTTTAACTTAAGTGGCTTTTTAGATTCTTCATTCTTGTTCAGATCCTTACAGCTtaagttttcttcagtgtagCTGTGGTTTGTTCTCAGCGAACTTGCTTTCAGGAAAAGTAGGTGCCAGCTATATTATAAATACCTCTACTTTGTCTCCCTTTCCAGTAATTAATATGATGATAATGCTGTTCAAGTTGGCCTGGTTAATCTATGTAGAGAAGTGGTAATGTCAGTTCTACAAATTCATTCATGTTTCCCTCATAAAATTTCTGGCTTAGAAGGGATATtgtgagatttctttttcttgagtGTCTGAGCCTTCTTGCCTCCTCATGGATTCTGCTCCCAAGTCCTGTCTTTTGTGTGCTGAactttaatcacagaatcacagaattgtaggggttggaagggacctctagagatcatcgagtccaacccccctgccaaagcaggctccctacaccacgttgcacaggtaggcgtccaggcgggtcttgaatatctccagagaaggagactccaccacctccctgggcagcctgttccagtgctccgtcaccctcactgtaaagaagttcttgcgcacattcgtgcggaacttcctatgctgaagtacatttcttctgctctgaGGGATTTTCCACATGCAAAGTATCTGTAGTGTTGATGTGTTTAGATAGAGAAATGGATGCAAGGTAGGAAGCACAGTACTGTATTTAAAAAGGCTGTTCTGACAGTAATACTACATactgttcattttccttcttcagataGGAGCCAGAAGGAAATATTAGAATTAACTGGGCTCTCTGAAGgtcttttcctgtttgaaaaAGTCATTGCAGTGTTGGAAGATCCTGCTGCTGAACTGACCAGCTGAGGAATACTCAGCTTCTGAATCAGCTGATGAGTAAAGCTGTCCACTTCCACCAGAATCCCCACTTCTAAGTATTTGCTGCTTCCCTGCAAAGCTGTTTCATACTAACATACTAGCTTACCAATAAATAAGCAGCTTCAGCTTTATacttctctgttctctttgaGATAAGCTCTAAACTGCGGCTTTTGTAGAAGTGCTTAGGGAATGCTTGAGGAAAGTAGCTTATTTGTCTCTGATGAGAAGTTTACTGTTGTGATGATTCAGTGAGGAGGGAggatatgattttattttaaatcttcagCTTGAAGTTTATAATGGGAGTGGAGGGAAGAAATCATATGGGACCttagtttttttgttcttcctgatgTTAAGTTCCTCTAAGTTTAGGCTAGCAtgggttttctttaaaaaaataatgataataatctGAAGTTAGCAGCAAGTAGGCAGCATTGAATTTTGTCATTTGCTAAAGGTAAGAATTACACAGTGCAAGCACTCCTGCAGTTAAGTTGTGGAATTAGTGGATAGTAGGAAGTGCAACAGGAAATATTGTGGAGTAACCATTGCTTGTAGCAACGTTATAGCAACGTAGGATTATGactgctgaaatgctttttgagGAGACAAGTGCATGAAGAACAGCTTACTTTTTTGGTCTCCTTTTGGTATAGTATTGTTTTTCACTTAATAAACGCACTGGACTTGTTAGAGAAAGCTGGACTAAGACCGTTCATTCTAAGCATGTTGCCTATGTCAGTTCTAGTCTGTAGTACTTCGGGTATGACAAATTGTATGGAAGGGGCCAGTAATTGTCGTCTTCCTTGGAAGGTCAGTAGGAAGCTCTCATGGTGAACAAGACAGCAAGCTACTGAAGACTTAAGTAGTTTTTTTAACATGGGGAAAATCCCAAGTACATAACTGTAATACTTCTACTTTCTGGGGAGTGAGATTTACTACCTTGAACAGCTGTTTATATGCCCAGTTCCAAAGACTGGGAGTAGATAATGAAATCATCAGAGTGCTGATTAGACTAGTTGAACAACAGTGGCTGGGGTTTTTCAATCTGGATAGTAAGAGTGTAGGTGCCTAATGAACTGGGTTTCATAGTCATGTGTGGATCCTGTCTGCTTACTAACGAGGAAtaaggcaattttttttttgctcactCTAACCAGGGAGATGCCACCTGCAACAGTTTGTCTGCAACTTTGCAGTAGGAATTTTTACGTGTCTGTGTAGCTCTATTCTGAGCAATCAGGCAGTTAATCTGGCAGTACGtttttacaatatattttcttGCTAATCAGTGATAccaagtgttctttttttctatgaaatGTCCTTAAGGTTTTTTGCTAGTGGCTCTTCTACTCGACAGTAAATCTGCATAGTTAAGACTACAGTAAGTAGTAAGTATGTGCTAAGATGTAATATGTTCTGCTCTATTAAAAGTTTGCCAAGACAAAGGTAGAGCAAGTCAGCTGTAACCTCACTATTATGGTTTGCTGTTATTTAAAACAACCTAACTGTTCCCATCAGTGCCTTTCCAagtatttgaaaactgaaagtattcagttataAAGCAGATGCCCTGAGACTTAAAGACAATTCTTCTAGGGAGTTTGTCAAAGCCTAACTTAAGTTGTTCTTACAGGTACAAGTGGATTTCCAGATCCTGATTTAGTCTTGAAGTTTGGTCCTGTGGACAGCACATTAGGGTTCCTTCCCTGGCACATCAGACTAACAGAGATCATGTGAGTTGTCTATAATTGCTGTGGAAACAGATTGAAATAATATCTTAGCCAAATAAGTCTGTGTGACCGACCTAACTGAAAAAGCTGTAAGAGGAAACGTGTTTAGACAAAAATATCCACACCTTGATGTCAGGGTTTAAGTTATTAAATAAGAACCTGTCAAATACTTCCTGCATTGTTGCTGTTTCAGTTGTGGTGAGGCAACAGCAAACTTTCCTTCTGTTACCTTCTATTCTCTGTGATCTGATCCAAGTTCAGTTGGTGTTCCTTAAATGGGTTCTAGTAcctttcagctttctgtgtCCTTTATATTGTTACGTTATCCTATCAGGGAAACTAGATGATGCCTCTAGATTGCTGTTCATCTTTAACAACTAAACTGACTTTGGTTGCTGTATTTCTTAAGTCTAAGAGCATTTATAAGGGCACTGGAAAACATGTCTGGAcacaactgtttttcttcaactTTTGCACAATGTGAAAGTGCCTTTGTAATACAATGGGCAGGTTTCAATTGAAATAGTGGCAGAATACTGACAACTTAATTACTATGGAGTTGCATGAGGGCTACAAGTATTGAGAAACTATCATGTTGCAAAGACAATAACTTGTTTTCAGTAGACTGGCTGGCATTATCAATCATGTGATATTTAAATTTATAATgcttattaatattttctatttcgCTTTCTCAGTTCTTTGCCTTCCCACCAGAACATCAGCTATGAAGACTTTTTCTCTGCCCTCCATCGCTATGCAGCCTGTGAGCAACGCTGGGGAAAGTGACTTTTGGCTGAGCACACTGAGTTGTGCTTTCCGTAGAAAGGAATTGATGTCTGTTTACAACCACCTGTGACCCATAAGTCTGGTTCATAGTCCTTTCTTAATTTATCAACAAATTCAATAAAGTGTCTTACCTTTCTAAAGAGTCTGTGTGAATGCGTGAGAATCTGTGGGGAAAGGGAAATCACCATGTTTGCTTTATCATAAGATGTTTATTGCAAGCAAAGCTCTTCAAACCTGAATTACCCTCACTGTTATGTTCTGATGACCAGAAGAGCATGCAAGAGCTTGTGTGAAGTTCACAGGACAATGTAGGTAAGACTGTTACCCCCTTGAAGGTTCATGTCCCTCaggtttatttcttcttaattctTCATGGTCAGAATTTCAGAGCTCATCACCTGATTATTCTGTATTTACTATGTGATGTTTGAATTTTAGAAGTCTGTATTGGTTCTGTTAACAGCTTAATAGACTGCTACTTAGTTGTCAGGGCTAAGTCAGCAGTAGCTCTAGAAGTGTGAAAAGGTTCTGTTAAAGAAGAACAGAAGCTTCTGTGGTAAGTGGATTAGGCCGTATGTTTATTAACGCTCatactgtgcttttctttttttaaagaggtAAAAGTGAAAAAGCAGAGTACTCCTACAGCTTTGAGTGATATTTCTATCGTCAGGCCCATTTTCTATGGGGAATAATTATAAACATAATTCCACATAGGATTCTAGCCTAAGGTGACATGCTGGCTAAGGCACTGGCATCACCTGTGGGGGAAGACTCTACAAATGTGCTAGGTCAGCTGATGCAGCTGCTGTCACTTTTTTGATGTGCTTGTGTACACAGCAGAGGAGTGCTTAAGCCATCTACTAGGTTTATTTTGAGCTGTGCATTAGAAGCTTCAATGGTGTTTCACAACAAATGAGAAGAAGGTCAAATGAAGCTGCACCAACAATCAATACCTCAAATCTGAGAACATAGCTAGGAGTCTTCGTTGTGGAATGTCTTATTCTAGTTGTACTGTCCATACTGGAAGGTCTTGGAAGTTAAGTTGTCATAGCAGCGTTTGGATGAAGCAGTATCCTCAGAGTTGTGTTATTTGGACACAAACACGAATGTTTCAGTGTTCTGGCCAGCATGCTACCATGCTACAGGACTTGTAGGTGCTTCATCCTGGAAGTTTTTTCCTTTATCCCTCCCCTTTTGGAAATGAGcctggatttattttcttcagtttagaTCTGTCACTGGGAAGAAATACTTCCCAGGAGGATTGCAAGActtgaaaatactgtttcacAAAGAAGGGAGCTTTAATTATAATAACGTTGTAAGCTTATGCAGTCTCTTAGTTGTAGGCTTTGGTTTGTATTTGCCATGCTAAGATTGGATTTCAGTTATAAAAGAGGGCTGGTGGTctattttgtttgaaagaaaaagcagtttaatCAGCTAACGTTCTTAACATAAAGGGTCTAACGGGAGGTCCCGTTAGAGCTGGAATATAGTTGGCTACCCTTTACAGTTTGATTTCTGATGTTTGCCAGTGATGATATTGCAGAGAAGATGAACAGTCGTGCTGTGTTCCCTGGGTTTTGCTTTTGCCACAGGAGAGGCTTCTCACCAAGAGTTAGGTTTAACTTTTTTGTTGGTGAATGAGTAGCATGTTGGAGGGGAATCCTGAGTATCGAAGGCTGACTGCATTATGAATTTGACTTCTATCAAAATGAAAGGTTGTGTATAAATTCCCATGTATGCATGCTGGTATGTCACTAAAGCAGTTCTGGTGCTGACAGTAGAGACGAACATGAGAAGAGTTCTCAAAAGTAATCTTGTTTGTGTTCGGCTGCCAAAGAATACTTATTTTATCCGAGCTGCTGTCGGTCCTCTGGTTCCTGCACATCTCAACTAacaaactttgttttcattgtagATTGGTCTCAAAGTCTAGAACTTGTCTACAGAGGGATGTCTAATGAAACTAAAAAATTATTAGTTCAGCTGCATTTGATTCAGCTTAATCAAATCTCTCCCGATGGCTACTTTAATTGTAAATGTCCATCCTGAAATTAATGGAGTTGAACTAATCCATGTTGGGATTATTTTTACTGTCCCTGTGTGGGCGATCCTCAGTGAGCTGTGCCAAACACACTGTGTATCCACCACTTGATCTCTGAATGTATGTTGCTGCAGTTAGCACCTCCCCGGCTTGCTCTGTGAGATCTGTGGTATAGCTGTGATGTTCTGTATGGCTGTAGTCTCTGGGTACTTGTACATAGTGTGTAAAACAAATTTTATGACAAGGGAATCATTTTATTGAATTTTATTATTGGAAGTTAATCTGTAAAACAAGAAATCAATAAAAGACTATAATCTTTCTACAGCCTTTTGTGATATGTGAATACTTGTATGGTGTAATCTTAAGCATATTGCTGCACTGCTGAGAAAGTAGGGAACTTCACATTTCATGcctttttttatattattcCTAAATTATTTGCTATATTGTAAGAACTAGGGATGGCTTTTCTCCTGTTAACCACTCCTAACTTCTAAGAAGCTCTTCTGAAAGCTTTACTGTTGACAGTGTTTACCGTAAAGCTCTTAGATAGCCCTTGGAACCTGCTAAACTTGTTTCTGACTGCTTAAGAGCTTGCTGCTTCTGCCTGTTGCTGAGTCAATCCTgagctgtgggctgtgctgtgatTCCTGACATCACTGGTTTGGATCAGGGTCAAACTGAGGGTGTGGAAGAAGCAAGTGCAGTCTGAGTGATGTGTTGGAAAGTGTCTTCAGGCAAGGCTTGGATAAACACTGGGGGTCTTGGtgtccatgagccagcagtgggtCACTGCTGCAAAGTCCAGTAGTctcctgggctgtgctgagtgTTAAccagcaggtgaagggaggtgGTCCTTCACTGACATCTGGTGAGAGTGCAAATCCAGCAAGGGGCTGTATTATGAAATGGAGAACAGTTATTTCAGAGAGGATCTGCACAGCAAGTCATCTAACACAGCAGGGGATGAGTATATGATGCTTTAGCTGTTGCTCCAAATGCTTCTACTTTATCACTGAGGAAAGTAGTACATGATTAAGCACAACTGGGACTGCTTGGCTCACTCCACATAACTGAAGGAGTGTGCTGGGTCCTGGCAGTGGTGAGTTTTCAGTAAGCATACCAATTAACACTTGTGTCTCAGAATCCCAGCTGTTGACAGGGAGACTAGATTCTTTACTCAGTTGTTTCACAACAGAGGTTTTCCTTTGTTGCCTCTCAACACacttttcaggtgttttttttttccccccttccttttcAGTAATATTGGCGTGCTGTTCCTTGGGAGTGGAAGCTCCTGATGGGAGAACTGTAGCATTATTGGAGGTAACTGTTCACTAGGTTCACCCTAGATGATGCAAATAAAACTACCAGTGGATGGTGAATGCAGAGGAaatcatgttatttttttaccaCGTTAGTTTACTCTTAACTTCAAGATTGCCAGCATTAAGCTGCTCATTGAAAGTCAGTTTGGTTGTGTCTGGTGTGCTTCAGGAGGTCGGGGCTCTCAGCTGGCTTTTAATAGTCAGCACAGCACCAGTGGCTCTCCATCCATAATGTAGTTGATATTCATTATTGGAATTGGGAGTTCACTGTATGGTGAAAATTCAAGAAAGCCAAGTTCTAGCTCATGCTATGCAAAACTTCCCAATGAGTGCTGCTGTGAAGGTTACAATTTGTCCCATTTTTACCACACCATGAATGACTACATGGCTTCTAGCTATTTTCTAGGTGCTAAGCTGCTTTGATAAGCTTGAAATGCTAAGCTGAACAAATCAAAGGCTGCGCTTTAAACTTCTGCACTTTCCCCTCAGATCTGACAAATTTAAACAGAGACTTGCAAGCACTTCATCTGCTGTATGTTCTTCTATTAAATGGTACAAGGCCTCACTGATTTCTGTTGAATCAGTTTGTGGAGAGCCTTAGGATTGTTCTTTAATTGCATCCGAAACAACTTTTTCAGATGATGAATAATGTTATGTATTACAGAGAAGCATGCCTCAGCCTTAACTTTGAAGCACTTCACAAATTAATGTTTAATGGAACTGTTTGCCTTGAGGTCTTTGCTGCGCTATCTAACTGGCTGAACACGAATGCAAGCTGGGGCTGTTTCATCTCCCTGTCAAGCCTTGCTGCTTTAGTATGGCATGTGTTTTCTGGCTGTGTTGGTTTTCAgtacttctctttctccttggCCTGCAAAAATACCTAGGCCTCGCCttgcaacaaaaacatcaggAGCCTCTAATGGATCGATTGTTTAGGAAGCATTGTTTATGAGAATGTTTACTTGAGCTAAACCCTTGGCTGTTATGACAGATTTGTAATATAGCTCAAGTGGGCATTAGAGTTTTGGTAGCTGATAAGCTGAAAGGAAAGGTTTGTCTTGCTCCTTGGCTGCAGGTGTTTATTGTAATTGTAATGGAAATGTTCTGATTCGGCTATCAAATGTAAAGGCTTCCTGTGGGACTCCGGGTTCAGAAATTGTACAGAAGTTGCCTCTTGGTTGGTGAGGTGCCTACTCACTTGGAGAACACAAAGGCATCTGAAAAAGTGTCTGCTGACACCAGGGTGTTTTTGTTAAACTGATTTCATGAGCCACTCTGCAAGTGGCACCTCTTGGGTGTAAAGGAAAGGCTGCGAAGGTcagttgttcagcctggagaaggctctggggaaaagCTGtatgcagccttccagtacctaaagagGGCTTTTAAAGAAGAGGGGGAGTGACTTTTTAACCAGGATCTGTAGttaacaggacaagagggaatagctttaaactgaaagagagaagaaatttaggttagatattaggtagaaattctttacttaaaGGCAGTGgggccctggcacagctgctcagagaagctgtgggtgcccccaTCCATGGAGACACTcagggccattctgtgattccatgattgtGCTCGGAAATTGGTGGAAAGTCTGAGACAGAGGGTTagtgagagaaaaggaaagcaggaagggaCTGAACTGCTCTAAGCAGAGGATTACAGATCACTAGCCAGCGCTAAGTCTCTCACCAGCTGGCGAAGGAAGGCTTTAGAGAGAAGGCTGAGCATTTTGCTATGGGTGCTATCGGATCAGGACCATAATTTGCCTTTGAATTTGGAGAGGGAGCATCAAGGCTGAACATTCACAGGCTTCACTTGCAGACCTTATGCATAGCTTGTGTATTTCAAAGCAGTTTCATCTAATAGAAACAGCGGTCATCTCCCTCAAGCACTAGCCAGCTCACCTGCAAGACCTGCAGCTCATTTTGAGGTGAGtgctctgctccacagctgccTAGTAAGCCCAGCAGTGATATCAGCCAGAGCCATACAAGGCACCAGTGATGGTGATACTGCACTGGCAGGTTTATCCCCAGACTGTCTGATATGCCAAGAACATCTCCCGCCTCATGGTTCTGTTACTGAAGCCCCATATGTTTTGCTTGAGTTCTTATGTGCAAGCACATTCTGGAGACATAAAACAGCATCTGTAATGATGCTCGCTACCTTGTAactctctgtgcagctgcttctgGCCATGTTTTATTTAACTGGCTCTTCTCCAAAGCTCAGATTGGCTTCGTTCTCTGATGCTcggggcagagctgagcacacGTCACACGTGTGGGTGGAGGGCTGAGGTGAGGGTTCT
This region of Excalfactoria chinensis isolate bCotChi1 chromosome 3, bCotChi1.hap2, whole genome shotgun sequence genomic DNA includes:
- the NUS1 gene encoding dehydrodolichyl diphosphate synthase complex subunit NUS1, which encodes MSAVRGLAWRALHALLRALLCLQRALLAAPRAWLRRRAAASCALLGPAARALAFPGAARGGRRPGRRRPGIRARGRADGRALQKLPLHVGLVVTEEEPSYADMASLVVWCMAVGISYVSVYDHNGIFKRNNSRLMDEILKQEQELLGLDCSKYTVEFASQDKADQVLNCQSTLKVLSPEDGKADIVKAAQNFCQLVAQQQRTYTDLDVNVLGNLLSSTSGFPDPDLVLKFGPVDSTLGFLPWHIRLTEIISLPSHQNISYEDFFSALHRYAACEQRWGK